In one window of Caenimonas aquaedulcis DNA:
- the mfd gene encoding transcription-repair coupling factor, producing MDLPKLKAGQRFTLPRPPGSADALLLARLGERTKAERRLTALVTADATDAQRLIDEIAFFAPDLRCVLFPDWETLPYDTFSPHQDLISERLSTLWRISQGDADVVVVPATTALYRVAPPGFLAGYTFHFQVKQKLEEAKLKAQLTLAGYSHVTQVVSPGEYAVRGGLIDLFPMGSSVPYRVDLFDDEIDSIRTFDPDSQRSLYPVPEVRLLPGREFPMDDDARAKFRSRWRELLEGDPTKSRIYKDIGAGVATAGIEYYLPLFFDETATVFDYVGEKATVVLHGEIDAAFQRFWQDTKDRYRLVQGDPERPALPPDTLFLTAEQFYGRANEHEQLAIRLPLPLAGEGGGEGLSPYPEFDALPPMSVVRGAEEPLAKLKEHLRNTQHRALILAESDGRRESLLDFLRASHLSPPAFDSLAEFQASDEKVGIATSALNTGFAWLEEGIDFVTETELFAAGPTTRRRKKQEQVSDVEALIKDLSELNLGDPVVHAQHGIGRYRGLVNMDLGQGSTEFLHLEYADKALLYVPVSQLHQISRYTGVSADEAPLHKLGSGQWEKARRKAAEQVRDTAAELLNIYARRAAREGHAFRFSAQDYEVFANDFGFEETADQNAAIHAVIQDMVSPQPMDRLVCGDVGFGKTEVALRAAFIAVTGGKQVAFLGPTTLLVEQHYQTLVDRFSKWPVKVAEVSRFRSSKEVTATLKGLADGSVDIVVGTHKLLSESTKFKNLGLLIIDEEHRFGVRHKEAMKALRAEVDVLTLTATPIPRTLGMALEGLRDLSVIATAPQRRLAIKTFVRNEGNGVIREAVLRELKRGGQIYFLHNEVETIENRREALERLLPEARIAVAHGQMPERDLERVMRDFIAQRYNLLLCSTIIETGIDVPSANTIVISRADKFGLAQLHQLRGRVGRSHHQAYAYLMVPDTESLTRQASQRLDAIQQMEELGSGFYLAMHDLEIRGAGEVLGENQSGNMLEIGFQMYNEMLAEAVRALKAGQEPDLLAPLSVTTDINLHAPALLPDDYCGDVHLRLSFYKRLATAKTTDQIDALLEEIVDRFGKLPPQAQTLIDVHRLRVLAKPYGVVKVDAAPGVTNITFRPNPPIDPMRIIDLVQKNKHIKLAGNEKLRIERELKDPKDRAQMVRDVLRSLGQPKVAAPA from the coding sequence ATGGATTTACCCAAACTTAAAGCCGGCCAGCGTTTCACCCTGCCCCGCCCACCCGGCTCAGCCGATGCCTTGCTGCTCGCGCGGCTGGGCGAACGGACCAAGGCGGAACGCCGCCTCACGGCCCTCGTCACCGCCGACGCGACGGATGCCCAGCGCCTCATCGACGAGATTGCATTTTTCGCGCCCGACCTGCGCTGCGTGCTCTTTCCCGACTGGGAAACGCTGCCGTACGACACCTTCTCGCCGCACCAGGACCTGATCAGCGAACGGCTTTCCACACTGTGGCGGATTTCGCAAGGCGATGCGGACGTCGTGGTCGTTCCCGCGACGACGGCCCTCTACCGCGTCGCGCCCCCCGGCTTCCTCGCAGGGTACACCTTCCACTTCCAGGTGAAGCAGAAGCTGGAGGAAGCCAAACTGAAGGCCCAGCTGACACTCGCGGGCTACAGCCATGTCACCCAGGTGGTGAGTCCCGGCGAATACGCCGTGCGCGGCGGCCTGATCGACCTGTTCCCGATGGGCTCGAGCGTGCCCTACCGCGTGGACCTGTTCGACGACGAGATCGACTCGATCCGCACCTTCGACCCCGACAGCCAGCGCAGCCTGTACCCGGTGCCCGAAGTGCGCCTGCTGCCGGGCCGCGAATTCCCGATGGACGACGATGCGCGCGCGAAATTCCGCAGCCGCTGGCGCGAGCTATTGGAAGGCGACCCGACCAAGAGCCGTATCTACAAGGACATCGGCGCGGGCGTGGCGACTGCCGGTATCGAGTACTACCTCCCGCTCTTCTTCGATGAAACCGCGACGGTGTTCGACTACGTCGGCGAGAAGGCCACGGTCGTGCTGCACGGCGAGATCGACGCGGCCTTCCAGCGCTTCTGGCAGGACACGAAAGACCGCTACCGGCTGGTGCAAGGCGACCCGGAACGGCCGGCCCTGCCGCCTGACACTTTGTTTCTCACGGCCGAGCAGTTCTATGGCCGCGCGAACGAGCACGAGCAACTGGCGATCAGGCTTCCCCTCCCGCTTGCGGGAGAAGGCGGGGGCGAAGGTCTTTCCCCCTACCCCGAATTCGATGCGCTGCCGCCGATGTCCGTCGTGCGCGGCGCCGAAGAGCCGCTCGCGAAACTCAAGGAGCACCTGCGCAACACGCAGCACCGCGCACTGATCCTGGCCGAGAGCGACGGCCGCCGCGAGAGCCTGCTGGACTTCCTTCGCGCGAGCCACCTGAGCCCGCCCGCCTTCGACTCGCTCGCGGAATTCCAGGCGAGCGACGAGAAGGTCGGCATCGCGACTTCCGCGCTCAACACCGGCTTCGCGTGGCTCGAGGAAGGCATCGACTTCGTCACCGAAACCGAGCTCTTCGCCGCCGGTCCCACGACGCGCCGCCGCAAGAAGCAGGAGCAGGTCAGCGATGTCGAGGCGCTGATCAAGGACCTCTCCGAGCTGAACCTCGGCGACCCGGTGGTGCACGCGCAGCACGGCATCGGGCGCTACCGCGGCCTGGTCAACATGGACCTGGGCCAGGGCAGCACGGAATTCCTGCACCTCGAATACGCGGACAAGGCGCTGCTCTACGTGCCCGTGAGCCAGTTGCACCAGATCAGCCGCTACACCGGCGTGTCCGCCGACGAGGCGCCGCTGCACAAGCTCGGCTCCGGCCAGTGGGAAAAGGCCCGGCGCAAGGCCGCCGAGCAGGTGCGCGACACGGCCGCCGAACTGCTGAACATCTACGCGCGCCGCGCCGCGCGCGAGGGGCATGCCTTCCGCTTCTCGGCGCAGGACTACGAAGTCTTCGCCAACGACTTCGGCTTCGAGGAAACGGCGGACCAGAACGCCGCGATCCACGCCGTGATCCAGGACATGGTGTCGCCGCAGCCGATGGACCGGCTGGTTTGCGGCGATGTGGGCTTCGGCAAGACCGAGGTCGCGCTGCGCGCCGCCTTCATCGCGGTGACGGGCGGCAAGCAGGTCGCCTTCCTCGGCCCCACCACGCTACTGGTGGAGCAGCATTACCAGACGCTGGTGGACCGTTTCAGCAAGTGGCCGGTGAAGGTGGCGGAAGTCTCGCGCTTTCGCTCGTCCAAGGAAGTCACCGCCACCCTCAAGGGCCTCGCGGACGGCAGCGTGGACATCGTCGTCGGCACGCACAAGCTCCTGTCGGAATCGACCAAGTTCAAGAACCTCGGCCTGCTGATCATCGACGAGGAGCATCGCTTCGGCGTGCGCCACAAGGAGGCCATGAAAGCCCTGCGCGCGGAAGTGGACGTGCTCACGCTGACGGCCACGCCGATCCCGCGCACGCTGGGCATGGCGCTGGAAGGCCTGCGCGATCTCTCGGTGATCGCGACCGCGCCGCAGAGGCGCCTCGCGATCAAGACCTTCGTGCGCAACGAGGGCAACGGCGTGATCCGCGAGGCCGTGCTGCGCGAATTGAAGCGCGGTGGGCAGATCTACTTCCTGCACAACGAAGTCGAGACGATCGAGAACCGGCGCGAGGCGCTGGAGCGCCTGCTGCCCGAGGCGCGCATCGCGGTCGCCCACGGCCAGATGCCCGAGCGCGACCTCGAGCGCGTGATGCGCGACTTCATCGCCCAGCGCTACAACCTGCTGCTGTGCTCCACCATCATCGAGACCGGCATCGACGTGCCCTCGGCCAACACCATCGTCATCAGCCGCGCCGACAAGTTCGGCCTCGCCCAGCTGCACCAGTTGCGCGGCCGCGTCGGGCGCAGCCACCACCAGGCGTATGCCTACCTGATGGTGCCGGACACGGAAAGCCTCACGCGCCAGGCCTCGCAGCGGCTCGACGCGATCCAGCAGATGGAGGAACTCGGCTCGGGCTTCTACCTCGCGATGCACGACCTCGAAATCCGCGGCGCGGGCGAGGTGCTCGGCGAGAACCAGAGCGGCAACATGCTGGAGATCGGCTTCCAGATGTACAACGAGATGCTCGCCGAAGCGGTGCGCGCGCTCAAGGCCGGCCAGGAGCCCGACCTGCTCGCCCCGCTCTCGGTGACGACCGACATCAACCTGCATGCGCCCGCGCTGCTGCCGGACGACTATTGCGGCGACGTGCACCTGCGCCTGTCGTTCTACAAGCGCCTGGCCACCGCGAAGACCACCGACCAGATCGATGCCCTGCTCGAGGAAATCGTCGACCGTTTCGGCAAGCTGCCGCCGCAGGCCCAGACCCTCATCGACGTGCACCGCCTGCGCGTGCTCGCGAAGCCCTACGGCGTGGTGAAGGTGGACGCCGCGCCCGGCGTGACGAACATCACCTTCCGCCCCAACCCGCCGATCGACCCGATGCGCATCATCGACCTCGTGCAGAAGAACAAGCACATCAAGCTCGCGGGCAACGAGAAGCTGCGCATCGAGCGCGAGCTGAAGGACCCGAAGGACCGCGCGCAGATGGTGCGCGACGTGCTGCGTTCGCTCGGCCAGCCAAAGGTCGCCGCACCCGCCTGA
- a CDS encoding sensor histidine kinase, whose translation MRAWCLAFACWLVLACAHAQAPGPSSSAVIPIGADPSYPLTRSFQYLEDPTGRLTLDDILAPARQAQFRPLARTGPGANFGLTDSAIWLRATLATTTLTPNDWLLEIAYPPLDQLELYAPDDAFGYDRQVGGDTRPFAERAIAHRNHVLPLRLPRTGEATIYLRVQSEGTVSVPATLWRPAALWQRDLAAYATLSLYFGLLIGLLLYNLLLWVSVRDSGYLIYVGFVAFMGLGQAALTGLGAQFLWTPWTWWNTVSPPVGLAGAALFGLQFARNFLSSAVRMPRIDRFLLVQMAGWAAAIAAALTLPYSVSSYMVTGLAVVSVASMVAIGVISIRRDYAGARNFFGAWTLLLIGVVTLALHNVGVLPSNIFTANALLIGSALEMVMLSFALADRINVARRFKEQAQARIAAEHAMVEALAQSQSRLKAVLEERENILENSIVGIVFLTAKGRMRWANRAMLDIFGARANQVHSMERFYLSREEYLEVGAEVAAHAARGETYQRELEVQKFDGTRGWIFLSGKAVSREDLSQGTVWVIMDITQRKALEEQLKKNNSEREAILNSALVGIVLSVARRHEWVNEKFASMLGYPRQVLIGQPSSYIHPDEESWERFGREARAALIETGSYICERQLKRRSGELFWVEMGGSCIRPNDPDSGVIWTFLDITGRKKSEAEMIEALEQQKALNELRNRFVAMTSHEFRTPLAAIMSAEELLRHYGDRLPQAERLEVLDSIASGVQRMSRMMDRVLLLGKADAGMLEFAPERIDIVPLCRKFVDEARAQQPDSTSVVVTDFEGNPGPGDYDEKLLRHIFSNLLSNALKYSPAGGEVGFKVRRTQGATEFEVADQGIGIPAEEVSHLFGSFHRASNVGSIPGTGLGLAIVKNAVEMHGGEIRVRSELGRGTTFTVKLPG comes from the coding sequence ATGCGCGCCTGGTGCCTGGCGTTCGCATGCTGGCTGGTGCTGGCCTGCGCGCACGCACAGGCACCGGGGCCGTCCTCCTCCGCCGTCATTCCCATCGGCGCCGATCCCAGCTATCCGCTCACGCGCAGCTTCCAGTACCTGGAGGACCCGACGGGCCGGCTCACGCTGGACGACATCCTCGCGCCCGCGCGCCAGGCGCAGTTCAGGCCCCTGGCGCGCACCGGGCCCGGCGCGAATTTCGGCCTGACCGACTCGGCGATCTGGCTGCGGGCGACGCTCGCGACGACGACGCTCACCCCCAACGACTGGCTGCTGGAGATCGCCTACCCGCCGCTGGACCAGCTGGAGCTCTACGCGCCCGACGATGCATTCGGCTACGACAGGCAGGTCGGCGGCGATACGCGGCCCTTCGCGGAACGCGCGATCGCGCACCGCAACCATGTGCTGCCGCTTCGCCTGCCGCGCACGGGCGAGGCGACGATCTACCTGCGCGTGCAGTCCGAAGGCACGGTATCCGTCCCCGCGACGCTGTGGCGGCCCGCCGCGCTCTGGCAGCGCGACCTCGCCGCCTATGCCACGCTGAGCCTGTACTTCGGCCTGCTGATCGGGCTGCTGCTCTACAACCTGCTGCTGTGGGTGTCGGTGCGCGACAGCGGCTACCTGATCTACGTCGGCTTCGTCGCCTTCATGGGCCTGGGGCAGGCGGCGTTGACGGGGTTGGGCGCGCAGTTCCTCTGGACGCCGTGGACCTGGTGGAACACGGTGTCGCCTCCCGTGGGCCTCGCGGGCGCGGCGCTTTTCGGGCTGCAGTTCGCGCGCAACTTCCTCTCGAGCGCCGTGCGCATGCCGCGCATCGACCGCTTCCTGCTGGTGCAGATGGCCGGCTGGGCGGCGGCCATCGCGGCCGCCCTCACGCTGCCGTACTCGGTGTCGTCGTACATGGTGACGGGGCTGGCCGTCGTGAGCGTGGCGTCCATGGTGGCCATCGGCGTCATTAGCATCCGCCGCGACTATGCGGGTGCGCGCAATTTCTTCGGCGCGTGGACGTTGCTGCTGATCGGCGTCGTCACGCTGGCGCTGCACAACGTGGGCGTGCTGCCTTCCAACATCTTCACCGCCAATGCGCTGCTGATCGGCTCGGCGCTTGAGATGGTGATGCTGTCCTTCGCGCTGGCCGACCGCATCAATGTCGCGCGCCGCTTCAAGGAGCAGGCGCAGGCGCGCATCGCCGCGGAGCATGCGATGGTGGAGGCGCTCGCGCAGTCGCAGTCGCGCCTGAAGGCGGTGCTGGAGGAGCGCGAGAACATTCTCGAGAACTCGATCGTCGGCATCGTCTTCCTGACGGCGAAGGGGCGCATGCGCTGGGCCAATCGCGCGATGCTGGACATCTTCGGCGCGCGCGCGAACCAGGTGCATTCGATGGAGCGCTTCTACCTGAGCCGCGAGGAGTACCTCGAGGTCGGCGCGGAAGTGGCGGCCCATGCGGCGCGCGGCGAAACCTACCAGCGCGAGCTCGAGGTGCAGAAGTTCGACGGCACGCGCGGATGGATCTTCCTGTCGGGCAAGGCCGTGAGCCGCGAGGACCTCTCGCAGGGGACGGTCTGGGTGATCATGGACATCACGCAGCGCAAGGCGCTCGAAGAGCAACTGAAGAAGAACAATTCCGAGCGCGAGGCGATCCTCAACAGCGCGCTCGTGGGCATCGTGCTGTCGGTCGCGCGGCGCCACGAATGGGTGAACGAGAAATTCGCCAGCATGCTGGGCTATCCGCGGCAGGTGCTGATCGGGCAGCCTTCGAGCTACATCCATCCCGACGAGGAGTCGTGGGAGCGTTTCGGCCGCGAGGCGCGCGCGGCGCTGATCGAAACCGGCTCCTACATCTGCGAGCGGCAACTGAAGCGCCGCAGCGGCGAGCTCTTCTGGGTCGAGATGGGCGGCAGCTGCATCCGGCCGAACGATCCGGATTCGGGCGTGATCTGGACCTTCCTGGACATCACCGGCCGCAAGAAGTCCGAGGCCGAGATGATCGAGGCGCTCGAGCAGCAAAAGGCGCTCAACGAACTGCGCAACCGCTTCGTCGCGATGACCAGCCACGAGTTCCGCACGCCGCTCGCCGCGATCATGTCCGCCGAGGAGCTGCTGCGCCACTACGGCGACCGGCTGCCGCAGGCCGAGCGGCTCGAAGTGCTGGACAGCATCGCCTCGGGCGTGCAGCGCATGTCGCGCATGATGGATCGCGTGCTGCTGCTCGGCAAGGCCGATGCGGGGATGCTGGAATTCGCCCCGGAACGCATCGACATCGTGCCCCTGTGCAGGAAGTTCGTGGACGAGGCGCGCGCCCAGCAGCCCGACAGCACCAGTGTCGTCGTGACGGATTTCGAGGGGAACCCGGGGCCGGGCGACTACGACGAGAAGCTGCTGCGGCACATCTTCAGCAACCTGCTGTCGAACGCGCTGAAGTACTCACCCGCGGGCGGGGAGGTGGGTTTCAAGGTGCGGAGGACGCAAGGCGCGACGGAATTCGAGGTCGCCGACCAGGGCATCGGCATCCCGGCGGAGGAGGTGTCCCACCTGTTCGGCTCCTTCCACCGAGCGAGCAATGTGGGGAGCATCCCGGGGACGGGGCTGGGCCTGGCGATCGTGAAGAACGCCGTGGAGATGCACGGCGGTGAAATCCGGGTGCGCAGCGAACTGGGGCGCGGGACGACGTTTACGGTGAAGTTGCCGGGATGA
- the serB gene encoding phosphoserine phosphatase SerB, with protein sequence MTPAKEISPGLVVQGIVPPLSLKDFRLIAFDMDSTLINIECVDEIADAVGRKEEVAAITEAAMRGEIADYKESLRRRVALLRGVTIADMEQVYVERLRLNPGARELVAACKAAGMKVLLVSGGFTFFTDRVRDELGIDFTRSNVLEVESGPNCGQLTGRMVDQPWGDICDGAEKRRMFLETCAQLGISPRQAIAMGDGANDLPMMGEAGLSVAYHAKPKVREQAMVAINSGGLDRLLEIVR encoded by the coding sequence ATGACTCCCGCGAAAGAAATCTCCCCCGGCCTCGTGGTCCAGGGCATCGTGCCGCCCCTGTCCCTGAAGGACTTCCGACTGATCGCCTTCGATATGGACTCGACGCTGATCAACATCGAGTGCGTCGACGAGATCGCCGATGCGGTCGGCCGCAAGGAAGAAGTCGCCGCGATCACCGAGGCCGCGATGCGCGGCGAGATCGCCGACTACAAGGAAAGCCTGCGCCGCCGCGTCGCGCTGCTGCGCGGCGTGACCATCGCCGACATGGAGCAGGTTTACGTGGAGCGCCTGCGCCTCAACCCGGGCGCCCGCGAACTGGTGGCGGCCTGCAAGGCCGCGGGCATGAAGGTGCTGTTGGTATCGGGCGGCTTCACGTTCTTCACCGACCGCGTGCGCGACGAACTGGGCATCGACTTCACACGCTCGAACGTGCTGGAAGTGGAGTCCGGCCCCAACTGCGGCCAGCTCACGGGCCGAATGGTGGACCAGCCCTGGGGCGACATCTGCGATGGAGCCGAAAAGCGCAGGATGTTCCTGGAGACCTGCGCGCAACTGGGCATCTCGCCCCGGCAGGCGATCGCGATGGGCGACGGCGCCAACGATTTGCCGATGATGGGCGAGGCCGGTTTGTCGGTGGCGTACCACGCGAAGCCGAAGGTACGCGAGCAGGCGATGGTGGCGATCAACTCCGGTGGGCTGGACCGGCTGCTGGAAATCGTCCGGTAG
- a CDS encoding MFS transporter has protein sequence MSRTPATRDDIESAYAWMRLAVSLLLMTIGGAGMYSVAVVLPRIQQDFSLARGDASLPYTLTMIGFGLGGVLMGKLSDRFGVWMPVMLGAVGIGLGFVGAGLAPGVWMFSLAQGLFIGLLGTAATFAPLVADTSQWFDRRRGVALAICMSGNYVAGAIWPPVIQHFIDAVGWRQTYMGIGVFCVATMLPLALVLRRAPPPQAPAPLADAGGGRAPDRPMGMSPNAVQALLCVAGVSCCVAMSMPQVHIVAYCGDLGFSPARGAEMLSVMLGMGVVSRLVSGWVSDRIGGLRTLLLGSILQGIALLMFLPFKGLVSLYLVSGMFGLFQGGIVPAYALIVREHFSPKEAGARVGTVLMATLFGMALGGWMSGAVFDLTGSYRAAFLNGIAWNLLNVSIVIFLLYRVRLARAQGSSSSVARMA, from the coding sequence ATGAGCAGGACCCCCGCCACGCGCGACGACATCGAATCGGCCTACGCATGGATGCGCCTGGCCGTGAGCCTTCTTCTCATGACCATCGGCGGCGCCGGCATGTACTCGGTGGCCGTGGTGCTGCCGCGCATCCAGCAGGATTTTTCGCTGGCGCGCGGCGACGCCTCGCTGCCCTACACCCTGACGATGATCGGCTTCGGGCTCGGCGGCGTGCTGATGGGAAAGCTCTCCGACCGCTTCGGCGTGTGGATGCCCGTCATGCTGGGCGCCGTCGGCATCGGGCTGGGCTTCGTCGGCGCGGGTCTCGCGCCGGGCGTGTGGATGTTCAGCCTCGCGCAGGGCCTGTTCATCGGGCTGCTCGGCACGGCCGCGACCTTCGCGCCGCTGGTGGCCGACACCTCGCAGTGGTTCGATCGCCGCCGCGGCGTCGCGCTCGCGATCTGCATGAGCGGCAACTACGTGGCCGGCGCGATCTGGCCGCCGGTCATCCAGCATTTCATCGACGCCGTGGGCTGGCGCCAGACCTACATGGGCATCGGCGTTTTCTGCGTCGCGACCATGCTGCCGCTCGCGCTGGTGCTGCGCCGCGCGCCGCCGCCCCAGGCGCCGGCGCCGCTGGCGGACGCGGGCGGCGGCCGTGCCCCGGACCGGCCGATGGGCATGAGTCCCAACGCGGTGCAGGCGCTCCTGTGCGTGGCGGGGGTGTCGTGCTGCGTCGCGATGTCGATGCCGCAGGTGCACATCGTCGCGTACTGCGGCGACCTGGGCTTCAGCCCGGCGCGCGGCGCGGAGATGCTGTCGGTGATGCTCGGGATGGGCGTGGTGAGCCGGCTGGTCTCGGGCTGGGTGTCCGACCGCATCGGCGGCCTGCGCACGCTGCTGCTCGGCTCTATCCTGCAAGGCATCGCGCTGCTGATGTTCCTGCCTTTCAAGGGGCTGGTGTCGCTGTACCTCGTGTCCGGAATGTTCGGCCTGTTCCAGGGCGGCATCGTGCCCGCCTACGCGCTCATCGTGCGGGAGCACTTCTCGCCGAAGGAGGCGGGCGCGCGCGTCGGCACGGTGCTGATGGCGACGCTCTTCGGCATGGCGCTGGGCGGCTGGATGTCGGGCGCGGTGTTCGACCTCACCGGTTCCTACCGCGCCGCGTTCCTGAACGGCATCGCCTGGAACCTGCTGAACGTGAGCATCGTGATTTTCTTGCTTTATCGCGTCCGGCTCGCACGGGCTCAGGGTTCCAGCTCTTCCGTGGCGCGCATGGCTTGA
- a CDS encoding helix-turn-helix domain-containing protein, whose product MTTPHDLLFERAASAAHVVFVGRRCASANLLHDYASGILHFVREGHARIETAGGPPIELDRPSLVFFPRAGRHAIQSVDESGVELVCAITRFSEPFLQTLGPAFPETLVVPMEELAPIRYAVEAFFAEAQAAPPEGRQLADRLCGIVLAYLLRHLAQRQAGQSGGPAQGCSGIIAAASDQRIAGAMNAIHTSFDAALDLATLARVAGMSRSRFVEHFKRLVGTSPHNYLVNYRIGVAQQLLASRVPVKTVAGRVGYETTASFVRKFKEVVGVSPGAWAK is encoded by the coding sequence ATGACCACACCCCACGACCTCCTGTTCGAGCGGGCCGCATCCGCCGCGCACGTCGTCTTCGTCGGCAGGCGATGCGCCAGCGCCAACCTGCTGCACGACTACGCCAGCGGGATCCTCCACTTCGTGCGGGAAGGCCACGCGCGCATCGAGACGGCGGGCGGCCCACCCATCGAGCTCGACCGGCCCTCGCTCGTCTTTTTCCCGCGCGCGGGCAGGCACGCCATCCAGTCCGTCGACGAATCCGGCGTGGAGCTCGTGTGCGCCATCACCCGGTTCAGCGAGCCGTTCCTCCAGACCCTCGGGCCGGCCTTCCCCGAAACGCTGGTCGTGCCGATGGAGGAGCTCGCGCCGATCCGCTATGCGGTGGAAGCCTTCTTCGCCGAGGCGCAGGCCGCGCCGCCCGAAGGCCGGCAGCTTGCCGACCGCCTGTGCGGCATCGTGCTCGCCTACCTGCTGCGGCACCTGGCGCAGCGCCAGGCCGGCCAGTCCGGCGGGCCGGCGCAGGGGTGCTCGGGAATCATCGCGGCGGCGAGCGACCAGCGCATTGCCGGGGCCATGAACGCGATCCACACGTCCTTCGACGCCGCGCTCGACCTCGCGACGCTCGCGAGGGTCGCCGGCATGTCGCGCAGCCGCTTCGTCGAGCACTTCAAGCGCCTGGTCGGCACGAGCCCGCACAACTATCTCGTCAACTACCGCATCGGCGTCGCCCAGCAATTGCTCGCGAGCCGCGTACCGGTGAAGACGGTCGCCGGCCGTGTCGGCTACGAGACGACGGCCTCCTTCGTGCGCAAGTTCAAGGAAGTCGTGGGCGTTTCCCCCGGCGCCTGGGCGAAGTGA
- a CDS encoding alkaline phosphatase D family protein, with product MKDFDTGIDRRSLLQWAGTAASTLWLPRAAWSQAAFAGDPFALGIASGSPLHDSVVLWTRLANVPPGADALTVQWEMAHDEGFTRIVQRGQAQALAALGHSVHVEAGGLEPDRWYFYRFMAGGATSPVGRTRTFPAPDAAVQSLRLAYASCQRWEHGYFSAYRHMREENLDAVVFLGDYIYEYPTASKPARTPPGTWVTTLADYRDRYALHKSEADLRAMHAACPWIVTWDDHEVQNDYAGLTPGDSGPQVADFAARRAAAYQAFYENMPVRASALTRALAGLQAGAEMRLYSRQRLGRLGSLIVLDDRQYRDAQVCSRGGKPGSSTLDPATCAAWNDPARTLLGAAQESWLDGTLAAAGEGWTIVAQQSLFGRRDFTAGPGQSLWNDGWDGYAAARTRFTQSLQKHRVANPVLLGGDVHENWVGHVMADYDRPDSATLGVELCGTSITSRSGGNAKTAERIAENPHFVFADAERKGYGVAEFTPSKLTATLRVVDDVTRPDTKIETLARFAVAAGSRRLERA from the coding sequence ATGAAGGATTTCGATACCGGCATCGACAGGCGCAGCCTGCTGCAATGGGCGGGCACCGCCGCCTCCACCCTGTGGCTGCCGCGCGCGGCGTGGTCGCAGGCGGCTTTCGCGGGGGACCCGTTCGCGCTGGGCATCGCGAGCGGCTCGCCGCTGCATGACTCCGTCGTGCTCTGGACACGGTTGGCCAACGTCCCGCCCGGCGCGGACGCCCTCACGGTGCAGTGGGAGATGGCGCACGACGAAGGCTTCACGCGCATCGTCCAGCGCGGCCAGGCGCAGGCGCTGGCGGCGCTCGGGCATTCGGTGCACGTGGAAGCCGGCGGCCTGGAGCCGGACCGCTGGTATTTCTACCGGTTCATGGCGGGCGGCGCGACCAGCCCCGTCGGCCGCACGCGCACCTTTCCCGCGCCGGACGCCGCCGTGCAATCGCTGCGCCTCGCCTATGCCTCCTGCCAGCGGTGGGAGCACGGGTACTTCAGCGCCTACCGGCACATGCGCGAGGAGAACCTCGACGCGGTGGTGTTCCTCGGCGACTACATCTACGAGTACCCCACAGCCTCGAAGCCCGCGCGCACGCCGCCGGGCACCTGGGTGACGACGCTTGCCGACTACCGCGACCGCTACGCGCTGCACAAGAGCGAAGCGGACCTGCGGGCCATGCACGCCGCCTGCCCGTGGATCGTCACCTGGGACGACCACGAGGTGCAGAACGATTACGCCGGCCTCACACCCGGCGACAGCGGGCCGCAGGTGGCGGACTTCGCGGCGCGGCGCGCGGCGGCCTACCAGGCCTTCTACGAGAACATGCCCGTGCGCGCGAGCGCCTTGACGCGCGCGCTTGCGGGCCTGCAAGCCGGCGCGGAGATGCGGCTGTATTCGCGGCAGCGGCTGGGCCGCCTGGGAAGCCTCATCGTGCTGGACGACCGCCAGTACCGCGACGCGCAGGTGTGCAGCCGCGGGGGCAAACCCGGATCGAGCACGCTCGACCCCGCCACGTGCGCGGCATGGAACGACCCCGCGCGTACGCTGCTGGGCGCCGCGCAGGAGTCCTGGCTCGATGGCACGTTGGCGGCGGCGGGCGAGGGCTGGACCATCGTCGCGCAGCAATCCCTGTTCGGCCGCCGCGACTTCACCGCGGGGCCCGGGCAGTCCCTGTGGAACGACGGCTGGGACGGCTACGCCGCCGCTCGCACGCGCTTCACGCAATCGCTGCAGAAACACCGCGTTGCCAACCCGGTGCTGCTCGGCGGCGACGTCCACGAGAACTGGGTCGGGCACGTGATGGCGGACTACGACCGCCCGGACAGCGCGACGCTCGGCGTGGAGCTCTGCGGCACCAGCATCACCTCGCGCTCCGGCGGCAATGCGAAGACGGCGGAGCGCATCGCGGAGAACCCGCACTTCGTCTTTGCCGACGCCGAGCGCAAGGGCTATGGCGTCGCGGAGTTCACGCCATCGAAGCTCACCGCCACGCTGCGCGTCGTCGACGACGTGACGCGGCCGGACACGAAGATCGAGACGCTCGCGCGCTTCGCGGTGGCTGCGGGCAGCCGGCGCCTGGAGCGGGCCTGA